A stretch of the Vibrio aquimaris genome encodes the following:
- a CDS encoding MFS transporter, giving the protein MSNSSISYLCRMCLLLGSSLLVMANAAIAPSLTELNRVFDDPFGVSLIMTLPAIAVIVCAPFVSRLIHLLGDKTSLLLGLAIYGLLGSTGLWVDSLQALLIGRFVFGISIVMCMTVINHLIAHYFTGKERLHFISQQAIAVNLGGIVFVMFSGWLSSIHWRLPFAIYLIALFTLAISIKGIVSTDKSADSSTHSIRFSDIKPVLAFYLIGWLGMLCYYLILLCLPYLLTQSQGLTTTEVGIAMGVMSILSAIVAYYTRFGVHLYGERNIMMLCLVSFAFAFLCLSQNQVDWRAYPAIVFTGIGFGCLLPVLTHLVICISTARHRTQMLSGFVMFYFLGQAMSSFVLDFRNILGGEYFYHVIAVLLCLASILSLKFVPDLRETASKVVV; this is encoded by the coding sequence ATGAGTAATTCTTCAATATCCTACTTGTGTCGAATGTGTTTGCTGCTGGGGAGTAGCTTATTAGTGATGGCCAATGCTGCCATAGCACCATCACTCACTGAGTTAAATCGAGTTTTTGATGATCCATTTGGGGTGTCACTAATTATGACTTTGCCAGCTATTGCGGTGATTGTATGTGCTCCTTTTGTTTCCCGTTTAATCCATCTTTTAGGAGATAAAACGAGCTTACTATTGGGGCTAGCTATATATGGCTTATTGGGTAGCACGGGTTTATGGGTAGACTCTTTGCAAGCCTTATTGATTGGCAGATTTGTTTTCGGCATAAGTATTGTTATGTGTATGACGGTGATTAATCATCTGATTGCTCACTATTTCACTGGGAAAGAACGGCTCCATTTCATCTCCCAACAAGCTATCGCGGTTAACCTTGGGGGAATTGTCTTCGTTATGTTCAGTGGATGGTTGTCGTCTATACACTGGCGTTTGCCTTTCGCGATCTACTTAATTGCTTTGTTTACACTGGCAATATCAATAAAAGGCATCGTATCGACGGATAAATCAGCCGATTCATCGACTCATTCAATTCGTTTTTCTGATATCAAGCCGGTCTTAGCTTTTTACTTGATCGGTTGGCTCGGTATGCTTTGCTACTACTTAATCCTACTTTGTTTGCCTTATTTACTGACTCAATCGCAAGGTTTAACGACTACTGAGGTAGGTATTGCTATGGGAGTGATGAGCATATTGTCTGCAATTGTTGCCTACTACACTAGGTTTGGAGTTCATCTCTACGGCGAGCGAAATATAATGATGCTGTGTTTGGTCTCCTTTGCTTTCGCCTTTCTGTGTTTATCCCAAAATCAGGTCGACTGGCGAGCCTATCCTGCTATCGTTTTTACTGGGATAGGATTTGGTTGTCTACTGCCAGTACTTACGCACCTTGTCATTTGCATAAGTACTGCCAGACACAGAACTCAGATGCTCAGTGGCTTTGTGATGTTTTATTTTTTAGGTCAAGCGATGAGCTCGTTTGTGCTCGATTTTCGCAATATTTTGGGGGGAGAATATTTTTACCACGTCATTGCGGTATTGCTGTGTCTTGCGAGTATTTTATCCCTGAAATTTGTCCCTGATTTACGCGAAACGGCTTCAAAGGTAGTAGTATGA
- a CDS encoding chorismate--pyruvate lyase family protein, which translates to MKMSSINEALVPEVLKYRGSLTRTLKSVCSNFNIQPLSQSKQSPLYRREVLLCDGDTPLVWAKSYLFSADRSTVNAFLDLDGRSLGEQLLFTGDSVSRGPYQFGVCSRGIEQFDLGYKFEKGIARLSKFSWHNHSTTLLLSEIFNENALALLESREEEIHRNFTTYKS; encoded by the coding sequence ATGAAAATGAGTAGTATTAATGAAGCTTTGGTTCCTGAGGTATTGAAGTATAGGGGGTCGTTGACCCGTACGCTGAAGTCCGTATGTAGTAATTTTAATATTCAGCCCCTCAGTCAAAGTAAGCAGAGCCCACTCTATAGGCGTGAAGTATTGTTGTGTGATGGGGATACTCCACTGGTGTGGGCTAAGTCCTATCTGTTTTCTGCGGATAGGTCGACAGTCAATGCGTTTTTGGACTTAGATGGGCGGTCTCTTGGTGAACAACTACTATTTACTGGCGACTCAGTGAGTCGAGGACCCTATCAATTTGGAGTGTGTAGCCGAGGAATTGAACAGTTCGATTTAGGGTATAAGTTTGAAAAAGGTATAGCACGTCTGTCCAAGTTCTCATGGCATAATCATTCGACTACATTATTGTTATCGGAGATCTTTAACGAGAATGCGCTAGCATTACTTGAATCGAGAGAAGAAGAAATTCATAGAAATTTCACCACCTATAAGTCCTGA
- a CDS encoding DASH family cryptochrome — MSEKIGLYWFHCDLRVQDNDLLFKASREVDRLICFYCFPSVDQYLCQYSQERQLGEQRQAFLSQSVASLSQTLGSLGQKLIVQHGEAFDILSDFIKQYRVTHFYCDLFSGSNEQSTVESLSRLYSRLICTQLPVNNLFSEALLPFPLEELPNTFTQFRKKVEHLPIGLTPKLSDLPPIVAGYMDSNAFESIPCEQFPGGEQEGLTHCEYYFSGHLAKQYKQTRNGLDGVEFSTKFSPWLALGCVSPKRIFTLLKEFESKQGANDSTYWIFFELLWREYFRWYARKWRARLFHFSGINRQTPLTSFYSYRFQQWKQGETQFPIVNACMKQMKATGYMSNRGRQLVASCLIHELELDWRYGAAYFETQLIDYDVASNWGNWQYLAGVGADPRGSRQFNLDKQTQMYDPDETFINKWQGKAVTRQLDQVDMVDWPIEPAKGDN; from the coding sequence GTGAGTGAAAAGATTGGACTATATTGGTTTCATTGTGATTTAAGAGTTCAGGACAATGATCTACTTTTCAAAGCTTCTCGGGAAGTGGATCGGTTGATTTGTTTTTATTGTTTTCCTAGTGTGGACCAGTATCTATGCCAATATTCACAAGAGCGACAATTGGGTGAACAGAGACAAGCGTTCTTGTCTCAGAGTGTCGCATCCTTATCCCAAACACTTGGCAGTTTGGGTCAGAAGCTCATTGTTCAACATGGTGAAGCTTTCGATATACTCTCGGATTTTATCAAACAATATAGGGTTACCCACTTCTACTGTGATTTGTTCTCTGGGTCTAACGAACAGAGTACGGTTGAATCATTATCCCGCCTATACTCTCGACTCATTTGTACTCAGCTACCGGTAAATAACTTATTTAGTGAAGCATTATTACCTTTTCCATTGGAAGAGCTGCCCAATACTTTCACTCAATTCAGAAAGAAAGTTGAGCATCTTCCCATCGGATTGACGCCGAAGCTTTCGGACTTACCACCAATCGTGGCAGGCTACATGGATTCAAACGCATTTGAATCAATACCTTGCGAGCAATTTCCTGGTGGAGAACAAGAAGGACTCACTCACTGCGAATATTATTTTTCAGGTCACTTGGCCAAGCAATATAAGCAGACTCGTAATGGGCTAGATGGTGTTGAATTTTCGACAAAATTCTCCCCATGGTTGGCTTTGGGATGTGTGAGCCCGAAGAGAATTTTTACTTTACTCAAAGAATTTGAGAGTAAGCAGGGTGCCAATGATTCAACCTATTGGATTTTTTTTGAACTACTCTGGAGAGAGTATTTTCGATGGTACGCGAGGAAGTGGCGAGCGCGCTTGTTTCATTTCTCTGGTATAAATCGACAGACGCCGTTAACGAGCTTTTACAGTTATCGGTTTCAGCAATGGAAACAAGGCGAAACACAGTTTCCTATTGTTAACGCCTGTATGAAGCAGATGAAGGCGACCGGATATATGTCCAATCGTGGTAGGCAGTTGGTAGCGAGTTGTTTGATTCACGAACTTGAGCTCGACTGGCGTTATGGCGCGGCGTATTTTGAAACTCAGCTCATTGATTATGATGTCGCTTCAAACTGGGGAAACTGGCAATATCTGGCAGGTGTTGGGGCTGACCCTCGGGGATCTCGCCAGTTTAATTTAGATAAGCAAACCCAGATGTACGACCCAGATGAAACCTTTATCAATAAATGGCAAGGTAAAGCGGTGACGAGACAATTAGATCAAGTAGATATGGTGGACTGGCCGATAGAACCCGCTAAAGGAGACAACTAA
- a CDS encoding cryptochrome/photolyase family protein, whose protein sequence is MTYHTVRLILGDQLNARHSWFKKADSSVLYVIAELHTEATYVKHHVQKVCAFFCAMEAFANELREMGHQVEHLRLNQTRDFEDITDLIQFVVQKANATRFEYQRPDEYRLLSTLKGLTLLECHIECVETEHFLLPYDEIEEYFPTGKHIMMEHFYRKMRKKFGILMDGNKPVGGKWNYDASNRSKLKTSDIVTLPSPLLFSTDVSEVLKSIDEHKIQTIGHMSGPLLWPINRNQSLTLLAHFCSICLPNFGRFQDAMTKEHKAKWSLYHSRLSFALNTKMLDPLEVIDSALSAYEANSEVDIAQVEGFIRQILGWREYIRGVYWANMPDYAERNYFKFRRDLPDYFWSGDTKMLCVKEAIGQSLEFAYAHHIQRLMVTGNFCLLTEIEPDQVDDWYLGIYVDAIEWVEMPNTRGMALFADGGIVGTKPYAASGSYINRMSDYCKSCHYDVKGKSEPNACPLNSLYWRFMHKHRELLTQNPRVGMIYRSWDNLDDDAQGKILQKAEYYLQHLDEL, encoded by the coding sequence ATGACGTATCATACCGTTCGTCTCATTCTGGGAGATCAACTTAACGCTCGTCATTCATGGTTTAAAAAAGCAGATAGCTCTGTTTTGTATGTGATTGCTGAGCTTCATACAGAAGCAACCTATGTTAAGCATCATGTCCAAAAAGTTTGTGCATTTTTTTGCGCTATGGAGGCCTTTGCCAATGAACTACGAGAGATGGGACATCAAGTCGAGCACTTAAGGCTTAACCAAACCAGAGACTTTGAGGATATCACTGATCTTATACAATTTGTCGTGCAAAAAGCCAATGCGACAAGATTTGAGTATCAAAGGCCTGATGAGTATCGTCTATTGAGTACTCTGAAGGGACTTACTCTCTTGGAATGTCACATCGAATGTGTCGAGACTGAGCACTTTCTGTTGCCATATGATGAGATTGAAGAGTATTTTCCTACAGGGAAACACATCATGATGGAACACTTCTATCGTAAGATGCGCAAGAAATTTGGCATTTTGATGGATGGGAACAAACCTGTTGGTGGGAAATGGAATTACGACGCCAGTAACAGAAGTAAGCTCAAAACGTCAGATATAGTGACCTTACCTTCGCCTTTACTTTTTAGCACCGATGTTTCTGAGGTATTGAAATCTATAGATGAACACAAAATTCAAACCATAGGGCACATGTCTGGGCCGCTTTTATGGCCGATAAATCGCAATCAAAGCCTGACGCTTTTAGCTCACTTCTGCTCAATATGTTTGCCAAACTTTGGCCGCTTTCAAGATGCAATGACCAAAGAACACAAAGCGAAATGGTCGCTGTATCACAGCCGACTTTCTTTTGCGCTAAACACTAAGATGTTAGACCCATTAGAGGTGATAGATAGTGCACTATCAGCCTATGAAGCGAACTCTGAGGTGGATATTGCTCAGGTAGAGGGGTTTATTCGCCAAATTTTGGGTTGGAGAGAGTACATTCGAGGTGTGTATTGGGCCAATATGCCCGATTATGCTGAGCGTAATTACTTTAAGTTTCGTCGCGATCTACCAGACTATTTTTGGTCAGGTGACACCAAAATGTTATGCGTAAAAGAGGCGATTGGTCAGTCTCTAGAGTTTGCTTATGCCCATCACATCCAACGTTTAATGGTAACTGGAAACTTCTGCCTTCTCACTGAGATAGAACCAGATCAAGTCGATGACTGGTATTTAGGGATCTATGTCGATGCAATCGAGTGGGTTGAAATGCCGAATACACGGGGTATGGCTTTATTTGCCGATGGTGGAATCGTTGGAACAAAACCTTACGCAGCGAGTGGATCTTACATCAATAGAATGAGTGACTACTGTAAAAGCTGCCACTACGATGTGAAAGGCAAGTCAGAGCCTAATGCTTGTCCACTGAATAGTTTGTACTGGCGTTTTATGCATAAACACAGGGAGCTTCTCACCCAAAACCCTCGCGTGGGCATGATTTATCGCTCGTGGGACAATCTTGACGATGATGCTCAAGGAAAAATTTTGCAAAAAGCGGAATACTATCTGCAACATTTGGATGAACTCTAA
- a CDS encoding sulfite exporter TauE/SafE family protein, protein MYSEWITSEALIAAFLIFLGSFVQTAIGFGLAIVAAPLLFLISPDYVPAPICLVALYISILNALKHRESVEIGGLKMALIGRVPGSVAGGLLLVMVSTDILALWLGLLVLLAVGVSLLPFRIEPTSPRMGIAGFFSGFFGTSSGIGGPPMALLLQHQEANQLRGNLSAFFVFSSMMSLIVQVPVGFLTFHHLWITVPLLPASWLGYKLALATTQSLPKEKIRLAALLLCTISGVTAVWQGLS, encoded by the coding sequence ATGTACAGTGAATGGATAACCAGCGAAGCATTAATTGCGGCGTTTTTGATTTTTTTGGGCTCATTCGTTCAAACAGCAATAGGCTTTGGTTTGGCTATCGTTGCTGCCCCTTTGCTTTTTTTGATATCACCAGATTACGTGCCAGCACCTATATGTTTAGTTGCCTTATATATTTCGATTCTCAATGCCCTCAAACATAGAGAGAGTGTCGAAATAGGAGGGCTTAAAATGGCGTTAATCGGCCGTGTCCCGGGTTCGGTTGCTGGTGGTTTACTACTTGTGATGGTATCGACTGACATTTTAGCTTTATGGTTGGGCTTATTGGTATTGTTAGCTGTCGGAGTGAGTCTACTGCCATTTCGTATCGAACCTACTTCACCGAGGATGGGCATCGCGGGTTTTTTCTCTGGTTTTTTTGGCACCAGTTCAGGGATTGGTGGTCCCCCAATGGCATTATTACTACAACACCAAGAAGCGAATCAACTGAGAGGAAACCTCTCGGCGTTTTTTGTCTTTAGCTCAATGATGTCTTTAATTGTTCAGGTTCCAGTTGGCTTTTTGACATTCCATCATTTATGGATAACTGTGCCCTTACTTCCTGCAAGCTGGCTTGGATACAAGTTAGCACTGGCAACCACTCAGAGTTTACCCAAGGAAAAAATTCGTCTCGCAGCCCTACTACTTTGCACTATTAGTGGTGTGACAGCGGTATGGCAGGGGTTATCATAA
- a CDS encoding YccF domain-containing protein, producing MLRTIGNILWFILGGVMMGLMWWFFGLLAFISIVGIPWGRACFVIGKFSFFPFGHEAVARDELTKQKDIGTGTLGLIGNVIWFIFAGVWLAIGHIMSAVACFITIIGIPFALQHLKLAYISLAPIGKTIVPKEQAAMAKYGR from the coding sequence GTGTTAAGAACGATAGGTAATATTCTGTGGTTTATACTGGGCGGAGTCATGATGGGACTAATGTGGTGGTTCTTTGGTCTACTTGCGTTTATCAGTATAGTGGGAATACCTTGGGGGCGAGCCTGCTTTGTTATAGGAAAATTTTCCTTTTTCCCTTTTGGTCACGAGGCTGTTGCTCGTGATGAACTGACCAAGCAAAAAGATATAGGTACTGGAACTTTAGGGCTCATTGGTAATGTTATTTGGTTTATATTTGCAGGAGTGTGGCTAGCCATTGGGCATATCATGTCTGCGGTCGCTTGTTTTATAACCATAATAGGGATTCCATTTGCTCTCCAACACTTGAAATTAGCCTATATCTCTTTAGCCCCGATCGGAAAAACCATTGTACCCAAAGAACAAGCGGCAATGGCAAAATATGGGCGCTAA